One segment of Zonotrichia albicollis isolate bZonAlb1 chromosome 4, bZonAlb1.hap1, whole genome shotgun sequence DNA contains the following:
- the CSDC2 gene encoding cold shock domain-containing protein C2, translating into MSSEPSAPPAVPPLHSPKSPVWPTFPFQREGSRIWERGNLLLRDLPSPLPTKRTRTYSATARASAGPIFKGVCKQFSRSQGHGFITPENGTEDIFVHVSDIEGEYVPVEGDEVTYKVCPIPPKNQKFQAVEVVLTNLAPHTKHETWSGQIIGS; encoded by the exons ATGTCATCGGAGCCCAGCGCCCCGCcggcagtgccacccctgcacTCGCCCAAGTCGCCGGTGTGGCCCACCTTCCCCTTCCAGCGGGAGGGCAGCCGCATCTGGGAGCGGGGCAACCTCCTGCTACGGGACCtgcccagccccctccccaccaagAGGACCAGGACCTACTCGGC GACAGCACGTGCCTCTGCTGGCCCCATCTTCAAGGGTGTCTGCAAGCAGTTCTCTCGCTCCCAGGGCCATGGGTTTATTACCCCAGAGAATGGCACTGAGGACATTTTCGTGCATGTGTCTGA catcGAGGGAGAGTACGTCCCAGTGGAGGGGGACGAGGTGACGTACAAGGTGTGCCCCATCCCTCCCAAGAACCAGAAGTTCCAGGCAGTGGAGGTGGTCCTCACCAACCTGGCGCCCCACACGAAGCACGAGACATGGTCTGGCCAGATCATCGGCTCCTAG
- the POLR3H gene encoding DNA-directed RNA polymerase III subunit RPC8 has product MFVLVEMTDTVRIPPWQFERKLNESIAEELNKKLANKVVYNVGLCICLYDITKLEDSYIFPGDGASHTKVHFRYVVFHPFLDEILIGQIKSCSQDGVHVSLGFFDDIVIPPESLQQPAKFDEAEQVWVWEYETEEGAHDLYMDIGEEIRFRVVDETFVDTSPTGPSSAEASTSNAAEEVQKKEAPYTLVGSISEPGLGLLSWWTNS; this is encoded by the exons ATGTTTGTCCTGGTGGAGATGACTGACACTGTGAGAATTCCTCCCTGGCAGTTTGAAAGGAAACTGAACGAGTCCATTGCTGAGGAGCTAAACAAGAAATTGGCCAATAAG GTGGTGTACAATGTTGGGCTCTGCATCTGTCTGTATGATATCACAAAGCTGGAAGATTCATACATATTTCCTGGGGATGGTGCTTCACATACCAAGG TGCATTTCCGCTACGTGGTCTTCCACCCCTTCCTGGATGAGATTCTGATTGGACAGATTAAAAGCTGCAGTCAGGATGGCGTCCACG TTTCTCTTGGATTCTTTGATGATATTGTCATCCCACCAgaatccctgcagcagccagctaaGTT TGATGAAGCAGAGCAGGTGTGGGTGTGGGAATATGAGACAGAAGAAGGGGCCCATGACCTTTACATGGACATTGGGGAAGAGATCCGCTTCAGAGTCGTGGATGAGACGTTTGTTGACACGTCACCGACTGGTCCAAGCTCTGCAGAGGCTTCCACTTCAAATGCAGCAGAAGAAGTCCAGAAGAAAGAGGCACCCTACACTCTTGTG GGATCAATCAGCGAGCCAGGCCTGGGCCTCCTGTCGTGGTGGACAAACAGTTAG